Within Thermoanaerobaculia bacterium, the genomic segment TCGAGTTCTCCAACGACGATGAAGCTCGCAATGCGATGTCGGCCCTGAACGGGCAGGATTTCGGCGGCCGGGCTCTCACGGTCAACGAGGCCCGTCCGATGGAGAACCGGACCGGCGGCGCTTCCCGCGGCGGGTATTCGCGAAGCCGCTACTGATCTTCACGAGCCCCGGAAAGCCCCGGCTTCGGCCGGGGCTTTTTTTGTCCTCTTCGGGAGACGGGCGTCGCCGGGAAACCTCCGCCGTGATCGCGCGTATCAGGAGC encodes:
- a CDS encoding RNA-binding protein, whose amino-acid sequence is MKLYVGNLPFTATEDQIRDLFAGYGTPESVRLITDRETGRAKGFGFVEFSNDDEARNAMSALNGQDFGGRALTVNEARPMENRTGGASRGGYSRSRY